A window of the Fusarium poae strain DAOMC 252244 chromosome 3, whole genome shotgun sequence genome harbors these coding sequences:
- a CDS encoding hypothetical protein (SECRETED:SignalP(1-20)): MTLLRLVTVALVALTNIANSFPTGSTKRQDNNLPFPLSHFTNTVASVQNTYCGGNANTPGVKFGDQTLLHALGNGDTVQRTNIYHSESLGIIALPVIPDPRLGLPIGSLVFTGWQTAWFNGWVAVRNALAETIKEFPNDQIIVTGHSQGAAISLLTALSIQKEFGNTTTIREIIAYGVPRVGNKKFANAFDAIFPGKYTGVVNGEDWVPSFPSQPIYQHPSGMVWINPANTTSWKYYEGQENPNGPRSRVGKIFYPNTLQFYWGDHQGIYMHSSMGTTLGPCPAQVGGF, from the exons ATGACGCTTCTTCGTCTCGTTACAGTGGCACTAGTAGCCCTTACCAACATCGCTAACTCATTTCCTACCGGTTCAACTAAGCGCCAAGACAATAACTTGCCCTTCCCACTGTCTCACTTTACCAACACAGTGGCATCCGTACAAAACACCTACTGCGGAGGAAATGCGAATACGCCTGGTGTCAAGTTTGGTGATCAGACTTTACTGCATGCCCTTGGCAACGGCGATACCGTGCAACGCACCAACATTTATCATTCCGAGAGCTTGGGAATAATA GCTCTTCCGGTAATTCCGGACCCGAGACTAGGTCTACCAATCGGGTCCTTGGTCTTTACAGGCTGGCAAACCGCCTGGTTCAACGGCTGGGTTGCTGTAAGAAATGCACTAGCTGAGACTATCAAGGAATTTCCCAACGACCAAATCATCGTGACGGGACATAGTCAGGGAGCTGCCATTTCACTTCTCACTGCGTTGTCGATCCAGAAAGAGTTTGGTAATACTACAACTATCCGGGAAATTATCGCTTATGGTGTCCCGCGTGTCGGAAACAAAAAGTTCGCCAACGCATTCGATGCGATATTTCCTGGAAAGTACACAGGTGTTGTCAATGGCGAAGACTGGGTTCCTTCTTTCCCATCACAGCCTATCTATCAGCACCCATCCGGAATGGTTTGGATCAACCCTGCCAACACAACATCTTGGAAGTACTACGAGGGCCAAGAGAACCCCAACGGTCCTCGTTCAAGAGTAGGAAAGATCTTTTACCCCAATACTCTGCAGTTCTACTGGGGTGATCATCAGGGAATCTACATGCACAGCTCTATGGGTACGACTCTTGGACCGTGTCCAGCTCAGGTTGGAGGTTTCTAA
- a CDS encoding hypothetical protein (SECRETED:SignalP(1-16)): MRGLVIFSAAVAVANAAAVEKKHYPVPGQEEPVPSVPDNNYTPPSNEYTPPDNVYPPPGNEYPPPGPTKEVPPQETKPTGVYPPPGNEYPPPGPTKEVPPPQETKPTVVYPPPGPTKEVPPPQETKPTGVYPPPEHTEPTGEYPPPEETTDVYTPPEESTKAYPPPGETTDAYPPPEHTKPTGEYPPPEHTKPTGEYPPPEHTKPTGEYPPPGETTSVYTPPEETTSDYVPPVESTTKAYPPPGETTDVYPPPGETTDVYPPPGETTSVYTPPEESTKAYPPPEETTSEYAPPEETTTGGHEAPYPPPSHTKPSYTKPTYTKPSYTKPIYTKPSYTKPGYPGTTEMTTSTIYTTTCYTVTKCPPEVTDCPEKPHVTTETVIIGTTVCPVTEEHPTDVETMPIYTDVPKPSKSVYTPPVEHQTTTHLTTSTIYTTKITTVTKCPPDVVDCPEKPHTTTETVVVGTTICPVTETHVVPNPPKETYPVVQPPKETHPVVQPPHPGNGTYNPPKPQPPKETYPVPVPVPSKPVEPEHPEQPQPPKPEHPEQPPQPEQPQPPKETKPVPQPPAETHPTYPVPPQPEQPEKPEQPQPPKETQPVAQPPAPPAPSKPVESAPVVPPSPSKPAETYPVPPVSTPTEPAEVVNSAGRVGGSIQAALFAAGIVAFFL, encoded by the coding sequence ATGCGTGGACTTGTCATCTTTAGCGCGGCCGTCGCCGTCGCCAACGCTGCTGCCGTCGAGAAGAAGCACTACCCCGTTCCTGGACAGGAGGAGCCCGTCCCTTCAGTGCCCGACAACAACTACACTCCTCCCAGCAACGAGTATACTCCTCCCGACAATGTGTATCCTCCTCCCGGCAACGAGTACCCACCTCCCGGACCTACCAAAGAGGTTCCTCCTCAGGAAACCAAGCCTACTGGCGTTTACCCTCCTCCTGGTAACGAGTATCCTCCTCCTGGACCCACCAAGGAGGTTCCTCCTCCCCAAGAGACCAAGCCTACTGTCGTCTATCCTCCTCCCGGACCTACCAAGGAggttcctcctcctcaagagACTAAGCCCACTGGTGTTTACCCTCCTCCTGAGCACACTGAGCCTACTGGCGAGTACCCTCCTCCTGAAGAGACAACCGATGTTTACACTCCCCCCGAGGAGTCAACCAAGGCTTATCCTCCTCCTGGAGAGACCACTGATGCCTACCCTCCTCCTGAGCACACCAAGCCCACTGGAGAGTACCCTCCTCCTGAGCACACCAAGCCCACTGGAGAGTACCCTCCTCCTGAGCACACCAAGCCCACTGGAGAGTACCCTCCTCCCGGAGAGACCACCAGTGTCTACACTCCTCCTGAGGAGACAACCAGCGACTATGTCCCTCCTGTAGAGTCTACTACCAAGGCCTATCCTCCTCCTGGAGAGACTACGGATGTGTACCCTCCCCCTGGGGAGACCACTGACGTCTACCCTCCTCCCGGAGAGACTACCAGCGTCTATACTCCTCCCGAGGAGTCTACCAAGGCTTACCCTCCTCCCGAGGAAACCACCAGCGAATACGCTCCCCCTGAGGAGACCACCACCGGCGGTCACGAGGCTCCTtaccctcctccttctcacaCCAAGCCTTCGTACACCAAGCCCACTTACACGAAGCCTTCATACACCAAGCCAATCTACACCAAGCCTTCGTACACTAAGCCTGGCTACCCCGGTACCACTGAGATGACCACCTCAACCATCTACACCACCACTTGCTACACCGTTACCAAGTGTCCTCCCGAGGTTACTGACTGTCCCGAGAAGCCTCATGTCACCACCGAGACTGTCATTATCGGCACCACTGTCTGCCCCGTCACCGAGGAGCACCCCACCGACGTCGAGACCATGCCCATCTACACTGATGTTCCCAAGCCCAGCAAGTCTGTCTACACTCCTCCCGTTGAGCACCAGACCACTACTCACCTCACTACCTCAACTATCTACACCACCAAGATCACCACTGTTACCAAGTGCCCTCCTGATGTTGTCGACTGCCCTGAGAAGCCTCACACCACCACTGAGACTGTCGTCGTCGGTACCACAATTTGCCCCGTGACTGAGACTCATGTAGTCCCCAACCCTCCCAAGGAGACCTACCCCGTTGTCCAGCCCCCCAAGGAGACTCACCCTGTTGTGCAGCCTCCCCACCCTGGCAACGGTACCTACAATCCTCCCAAGCCTCAGCCTCCCAAGGAGACATACCCCGTCCCCGTTCCTGTTCCCAGCAAGCCTGTCGAGCCTGAGCACCCCGAACAGCCTCAGCCTCCCAAGCCCGAGCACCCTGAGCAGCCTCCTCAGCCCGAGCAGCCCCAACCTCCCAAGGAGACCAAGCCCGTTCCTCAGCCTCCTGCCGAGACTCATCCTACCTACCCCGTTCCTCCTCAGCCCGAACAGCCTGAGAAGCCTGAGCAGCCCCAGCCTCCCAAGGAGACTCAGCCCGTTGCTCagcctcctgctcctcccgCTCCTAGCAAGCCCGTCGAGAGCGCTCCTGTTGTTCCTCCTTCTCCCAGCAAGCCTGCTGAGACTTACCCAGTTCCTCCTGTTTCCACTCCTACCGAGCCCGCCGAGGTTGTTAACTCTGCTGGACGTGTCGGTGGTAGCATCCAGGCTGCTCTCTTCGCTGCTGGTATCGTCGCTTTCTTCCTGTAA
- a CDS encoding hypothetical protein (SECRETED:SignalP(1-22)) → MKPTAILSLGALLLSVSSPVEASQCKVPPCGRFENNTPWTAKWADLGMKEHLCQLKTVAKPVKCHQYSLGANSSRGGYFHKPRTDVDAFCFADRTYYVKFGPRGSEQAIKKGVWIKINSAQTAKCVAKKGVPHCTVN, encoded by the coding sequence ATGAAACCTACTGCCATTCTGTCCCTGGGAGCTCTCCTTCTCAGCGTGTCCTCTCCCGTCGAGGCATCGCAGTGCAAGGTACCTCCATGCGGCCGATTCGAGAACAACACTCCCTGGACAGCCAAATGGGCAGATCTAGGAATGAAAGAACACCTCTGCCAACTCAAGACTGTCGCCAAGCCTGTCAAATGCCATCAATACAGCCTGGGGGCCAACTCCTCTCGCGGGGGCTACTTTCACAAACCTCGCACCGATGTTGACGCTTTCTGCTTCGCTGATCGAACATACTATGTCAAGTTTGGGCCAAGGGGCAGCGAGCAGGCTATCAAGAAGGGTGTGTGGATCAAGATCAACTCAGCGCAAACTGCAAAGTGTGTTGCGAAGAAAGGAGTTCCGCATTGTACGGTAAACTGA